In one Brassica oleracea var. oleracea cultivar TO1000 chromosome C9, BOL, whole genome shotgun sequence genomic region, the following are encoded:
- the LOC106314379 gene encoding uncharacterized protein LOC106314379, with protein MSVRIPLYLAKISFYDNNDQAVFVLLGDAGTELTGKQAAELVDNYFEMLGPQALIDTIGQTHKFRVKVSNLNFSGKIQSITVTKVVSPEILPPVPTPTEIPLDAEDEVALATASVVAGSGINADDGNESSSKRDESQKAKRPKHGN; from the exons ATGTCCGTCAGAATACCGCT GTATCTCGCAAAGATCTCTTTCTACGACAATAATGACCAGGCTGTTTTCGTCCTACTTGGTGATGCAGGAACTGAGTTGACAGGGAAGCAAGCGGCAGAATTGGTTGACAACTACTTTGAG ATGCTTGGCCCCCAAGCTTTAATTGACACCATTGGACAAACTCATAAGTTCAGGGTCAAGGTGTCTAACCTCAACTTCAGCGGCAAGATTCAGTCTATAACTGTTACTAAGGTTGTCTCACCAGAGATTCTGCCACCCGTGCCAACTCCAACTGAAATCCCACTTGATGCGGAAGATGAAGTTGCTTTGGCTACTGCAAGTGTCGTTGCTGGGTCTGGAATCAATGCTGATGATGGGAATGAAAGTAGCAGTAAAAGGGATGAATCACAGAAGGCTAAGCGTCCTAAACATGGCAACTAG
- the LOC106316849 gene encoding uncharacterized protein LOC106316849 isoform X1 (The sequence of the model RefSeq protein was modified relative to this genomic sequence to represent the inferred CDS: added 16 bases not found in genome assembly), whose translation MIELLKSHGGLSYGQSPSHFEPKHVPPPIPKKCDWEIEPAELDFPNGAMIRKDSFGEIVKAYWEMRTNSSETYSFISLRRLTDYDGNGGRGDDTPGVTTLPTKIIVGLMENEKEPFTETTTGGPSNKKNLCL comes from the exons AATCTCATGGTGGTTTATCTTAT GGTCAAAGCCCAAGTCACTTTGAACCAAAGCATGTGCCACCACCAATTCCAAAGAAATGTGACTGGGAAATTGAACCTGCAGAGCTGGATTTCCCTAATGGCGCCATGATCCGAAAG GATTCCTTTGGTGAGATTGTGAAAGCTTATTGGGAGATGCGCACCAATAGCAGTGAAACGTATTCTTTCATCTCTCTCAGAAGATTGACTGATTAT GATGGCAATGGTGGCCGTGGTGATGATACGCCAGGAGTAACGACACTTCCTACCAAGATCATTGTCGGTTTGATGGAAAATGAGAAGGAACCATTTACTGAAACAACCACCGGTGGTCCATCCAACAAAAAAAATCTCTGCTTATAA
- the LOC106316849 gene encoding uncharacterized protein LOC106316849 isoform X2 (The sequence of the model RefSeq protein was modified relative to this genomic sequence to represent the inferred CDS: added 16 bases not found in genome assembly) — MIELLKSHGGLSYGQSPSHFEPKHVPPPIPKKCDWEIEPAELDFPNGAMIRKDSFGEIVKAYWEMRTNSSETYSFISLRRLTDYVTCYPLLLYQLNFLNGFYLAGWQWWPW; from the exons AATCTCATGGTGGTTTATCTTAT GGTCAAAGCCCAAGTCACTTTGAACCAAAGCATGTGCCACCACCAATTCCAAAGAAATGTGACTGGGAAATTGAACCTGCAGAGCTGGATTTCCCTAATGGCGCCATGATCCGAAAG GATTCCTTTGGTGAGATTGTGAAAGCTTATTGGGAGATGCGCACCAATAGCAGTGAAACGTATTCTTTCATCTCTCTCAGAAGATTGACTGATTATGTAACCTGTTACCCTCTTTTGCTATATCAACTGAATTTCCTCAATGGATTTTATTTAGCTG GATGGCAATGGTGGCCGTGGTGA
- the LOC106316849 gene encoding uncharacterized protein LOC106316849 isoform X4 (The sequence of the model RefSeq protein was modified relative to this genomic sequence to represent the inferred CDS: added 16 bases not found in genome assembly): MIELLKSHGGLSYGQSPSHFEPKHVPPPIPKKCDWEIEPAELDFPNGAMIRKDSFGEIVKAYWEMRTNSSETWYLGDSLS, from the exons AATCTCATGGTGGTTTATCTTAT GGTCAAAGCCCAAGTCACTTTGAACCAAAGCATGTGCCACCACCAATTCCAAAGAAATGTGACTGGGAAATTGAACCTGCAGAGCTGGATTTCCCTAATGGCGCCATGATCCGAAAG GATTCCTTTGGTGAGATTGTGAAAGCTTATTGGGAGATGCGCACCAATAGCAGTGAAAC CTGGTACCTTGGTGACAGTCTCTCCTAA
- the LOC106316849 gene encoding uncharacterized protein LOC106316849 isoform X3 (The sequence of the model RefSeq protein was modified relative to this genomic sequence to represent the inferred CDS: added 16 bases not found in genome assembly), with amino-acid sequence MIELLKSHGGLSYGQSPSHFEPKHVPPPIPKKCDWEIEPAELDFPNGAMIRKDSFGEIVKAYWEMRTNSSETMAMVAVVMIRQE; translated from the exons AATCTCATGGTGGTTTATCTTAT GGTCAAAGCCCAAGTCACTTTGAACCAAAGCATGTGCCACCACCAATTCCAAAGAAATGTGACTGGGAAATTGAACCTGCAGAGCTGGATTTCCCTAATGGCGCCATGATCCGAAAG GATTCCTTTGGTGAGATTGTGAAAGCTTATTGGGAGATGCGCACCAATAGCAGTGAAAC GATGGCAATGGTGGCCGTGGTGATGATACGCCAGGAGTAA
- the LOC106314380 gene encoding disease resistance protein LAZ5-like, giving the protein MQRLSVPCSKLACTKYLANPTLRNQNPCDIFINHRGIDTKKTISGLLYDRFTRLGLNSFLDSKNLKPGDKLFVEIKAAIKECSAGIAVFSPRYCDSYFCLHELTMLMESKKRVIPIFCDVKPSELCVKDDRTRPAAEIRRFRLALEEAKYTVGLTFDTSNGDWSEFLAKASDAVTKNLLDVEEARLRSINPTYKHIPA; this is encoded by the exons ATGCAACGTTTGTCAGTACCTTGTTCTAAACTCGCATGCACAAAATACTTAGCAAACCCAACCCTACGTAACCAAAACCCATGTGATATTTTCATCAATCATCGCGGGATCGATACCAAGAAGACTATTTCAGGCCTATTATATGATCGATTCACTAGACTAGGTTTGAATTCTTTTTTGGATAGTAAGAATTTAAAGCCTGGGGATAAACTTTTCGTGGAGATCAAAGCAGCAATCAAAGAATGCAGTGCTGGTATTGCGGTTTTTTCACCCCGTTACTGTGACTCTTACTTCTGTCTCCATGAACTCACCATGCTCATGGAGAGCAAGAAAAGAGTTATCCCAATCTTTTGCGATGTCAAGCCATCAGAACTATGCGTTAAGGACGACAGGACACGTCCAGCTGCCGAGATTCGGAGGTTCCGGTTGGCTCTCGAGGAAGCAAAATACACCGTAGGACTCACGTTTGATACATCTAATGG AGACTGGTCAGAGTTCTTGGCCAAGGCATCGGATGCAGTCACGAAGAACTTGTTAGACGTTGAAGAGGCGAGACTACGGAGCATCAACCCTACGTACAAGCACATACCTGCATAG